CAATATACACCTTCTTGTTGGGCAGGTCAATATCAAAGTTGACACCTATgaggaaaaacattttgcttaGTTAGAAGCAGCCAAATGGTGTAAGCACAGGGGAAGCTCACCTTCACACATCTGTGCTCCCCAGGGCATCAGTCAAATGGACATTTATCTTCTGCCAGCACACTCTGATACCACCACCAGCCAGCAAAATCAACCTGCTGTCCTGCCAGCAGTGGTATGAAGGAAGCAAAATCTGCTTTAGCTCCACATCAGGTACCACAGTCTCTCAACTGCTTTAATCTGCTCACCCCACCTTGGATCAACACAATCACTCATGAAGGAACCAGAGTAAGCTGAGTTCAAACCAACCACTACAATTTCCATCCAGCCCAGTCTGTGCTCTGGTTTAGTAACAACAGGGTTAGGAAAGGCTCATGACAAGATGCCTAATCTGGTAGTACCACCTAACAGCTGGAAgtaaaaggagggaaaagacaTTTTACCATGTGGATTTCCCAGTGCCTAACAAAGGTGAGCCACTCTCATCCCAGTGAGAGGAACTGGACATGCAGTCTCTATCCAGTTATGTATTTTTACAAAACCTGTAGGTATGTATCAGCTTTGAGAGCTATGCCTCATCATCACATGAGGCTGATACTAGCCAGCCTGCTGAAGAGTGATGGAGGTGCTGACAaccacacacagagaaaatggaatTGTCACAGCCTGGTAATGGGGTCTGGAAGAAGTCGCAAGGCCTTTGCCTTGGTGGCTGGAAGTTCTCCCTCGGAGGGAGCAGGTCTTCACAACTGATGAATGCAGGCCAGATCCTTCTCTCTTGGAAATGCCAGCAAACAGAAGACATGGGTtgtaatttttataattttccagGTGGTATTAAAAACAGGCTACACAGACAACCACCAAACGCTCTGCTCAGCAACTCTTCCCTGTGACTGCTGATGACACATCTGGGGAAGCACCACAGACACTCCAGGCCTCCTTGGAAACAAGGCCAGGCAGGACATTcacctcccttccctctggcagccTGAGCAGGGGTCTACCAGTGTCCTTCCCAGAGGGCTCAGGGTGAGGCCCTGGTGGCTCAGAGCCACCTGCAGCCGCggcagctcctccctcccttgACACTTCTCCAAGAGTCACAGACCTGCAAACAATCAGCAACTTGTGACCAGCTAAGGAACAGCCTCAGACCAGAGCAAGGACAAGTCTCCAACTTTCAACTTTAACCCACAGCGCTACCCTTCAGGATGGAGGACCCCAGGGCActgccccagagctggctgtCCCACACCCAGCACTGACTCacctcccagcctgtgcaggacACGGGTGACCGCGTTGGAACAGCCCTCACAGGTCATGTCCACGAAGAACTCGTgtttctggaaggaaaagaggCAGTCGAGGGGTCAGggagagcacagctggaaatgcaCCATGAGCACGCCACActtgcctttttccttgggGAGGTTCAAAGCCTCCCAAGTCAAAAGGTCCATACACACACCACTAAGGGATCCTCAGCAAAACTGAGAACTCTTGGTACTCCTCCCTGCAGTGTCCTTGTGCTGTCCCCCACAGCTTAATCCTGAGGGGCCTTTGGAGATTGTGTGGCTACCTCCATATCAGTACAAATGGCCATCTCCATGGCCTGTGCAGGGCTTACTCAGCCTGTGCAGGGGACCCAAGGAGAAGCAAATCTCCTGCCTCCAGCTACTCGCTGTCCTGACTTAAGTCTGTAGGTTTTCAGTGCTTCCCCACCCTATTCTTCTTGCATCTACAAGGCTTCTGGTCCctaacataataaaaataaaagcaaaccagaaatTTAAGGACCATTAGTGCTGTTTTTTTCATCCCTCCACTCCACTAGGGCCCCAACAATATCTTCACTACTTGTGAGAGCGACAATGGGTCAACAAAACACTGTTTGCCTGTAACTAACCACTGCCTTCAACCTTTGGCACCAGATAGGTCCtaatttccttctcttgcaCGTGCTTTttactttcctttaaaaagaaaagtaaaactaTTGTGCATTTGTTACTTGCTATCTGTATTACTTTCTATTCAGAATCACCCTGTGCCCCCTGCCACTGCAAAGCCAAAACCCTCTTGGGATCATTCACCCAGGAAGGAGCTTGGGATGGAGGTTCccattagggttttttttcagtgtaattgccattttctttggttttatttcccaaAGGCCCTGGGTGCTTTGGGGAAGTGTGCGAGCAGGGGGGAAGGAGGGTCCCATCAATGCTGCCCTTCTGTGTCCAAGCCCTGGGAGTTGGGGGCATCCCGGGGTTTGGGAGAGTTCAGGACTGGGGGAGCCTCGGAGTGTGGGGGACCTGCAGGATCTGGGGGAGCCTTGGGGTTcggaggagctgcaggatttgggggacCCTGTGGGTTGGGGGAGCCTTAGAGTTTGGGGGAGCTGCAGGATCTGGGGGACCTTGAGGGACTGGGGAAGCTTTGGAGGGCTCGGGGAGCCCTGGAGAACCAGGGGAGCAGCGAGGACAGGAGGAActctgggggctgggggagcctcGAGGACGGGGAGAGTCGGGGGGTTTGGAGGAGCCCCggagggctgggagagcctcGGGGACTGGAGGAGCCTCGGGGGATGGGAGAGCCCGGGGCGCTGAAAGAGCCCCGGGGGTTCGGGGAACCTCGGGGAGTGCGGGAGCACCGAGGGTCGGGGGagccccgcggccgctcccggTAGCGGGCAGCGCCCTccctgccccgccgccccgccagcccccggccccgcagaGGCCCTCGGGCCCCGCACCCACCGGCATGGCGGAGCCGCGCTCCCGGTTCCCGGATCCCGGATCCCCGACCGCGGCTGCGGGCGCGGCGCGGAGGAAGGGGCGGGCCgtgcccggccccgcggcgcggccgcggccTCGGGAGGCGGGGATGCCACGCAGGGCGAGGGAGGAAGCGGTGGAGAGCGTTTGCGGGGTGGCTGGTCCGTGCGGAGCTCCAAAACGGGTGCTCTGCTGGCTTCCAGGCTAGGGATCAGCACGGACAAATGGCTGCGGGAGGGAGGTGGGGAGAGCCGTGAGGATGGGGCCGGGCTGCTAAAGAAAGCTCGTTCGTCTCCCGTCTTTTGAGGGTTTGAGATTCATTGGCTTGGGAGAGCTCGGGAAGACTGGATCTTGAGGGCAGGAGGTTTGAGAACAAGGGTTCTGGTCCCTGAAGAtgtgtctgcttttttttttttgttttgttttgttggttttttttttttttttccttccctggctgcatggtcatttgaaggaaaaatgagcCCCTTTCTGAAAAACTTGAGTAAAGGTAGAGGACCcgggagcagctcaggagcttTCACAAGGAAGCTGGATGCCAGAGCATCACATCAGGGCTGagaagagctggcagagctgtggtgcGTGTGACACTTCCCGACCACGTGCTGGGTTTCAGCATCTTCCCGTTGAGAAGCCCAGCCTGTAGCAGGGAATGTAACCAGTGTGTTTCTTGTTCTCTGCCTCACCAGCTGGGAGCCAGGGCGTTTCTTTTGAGATGcacaggatgctgctgctctacCGATGGTTTTATAAAAGAGGAATTCCTTGCCCCACTattgctctgcagagagatgtCCAAGATCCCCCTGGCAGAGTTTATTCGGGGTGGGCTGTTGTGCTGGGTCGCTGGGCTCACGTTAAACTTTGTAAAAGTCTGCAGTGCTGATTTATGAACTGGCAGATTGCAGCGTGGCTTAGTCTAAAAATAGCCAGGAGGTACTGGGGGAGGATATTAATGCCGAGCACGGCCCACGCCAATGCCCTGTCTGTATCCCTTGTTGCAAGGCATGGCAGGGAGGGGTTTAGGCAGCGCTCAGGGATGTGGCGGTGGGCAGGAAGTAATTTTTATAGGGTGAAATCCATCTCTGAGTGCTTCGTGTCATAGATGTGTGTGGGATGGGATGTGACACAAACAAATGGAGAGCTATGGCTGCCTGGAAGCTGCTTAGCTCTGGCTCACTGCCTGCTCCCATTCCCTCCTGCTCGCCGGGACCAGCAGCCGCTGGTGAGCAAAAGGATCT
This is a stretch of genomic DNA from Vidua chalybeata isolate OUT-0048 chromosome 15, bVidCha1 merged haplotype, whole genome shotgun sequence. It encodes these proteins:
- the ATOX1 gene encoding copper transport protein ATOX1, which codes for MPKHEFFVDMTCEGCSNAVTRVLHRLGGVNFDIDLPNKKVYIDSEHNVDTLLETLKKTGKNASYLGEKSAQ